Proteins from a genomic interval of Dama dama isolate Ldn47 chromosome 1, ASM3311817v1, whole genome shotgun sequence:
- the LOC133056780 gene encoding olfactory receptor 51I2-like yields the protein MSTLNSTHHQPPFFLLSGIPGLEASHIWISMPLSIMYVTAILGNSIIIHIVHKAPSLHEPQYVFLSLLAATDIGMSAFTLPTVLKVFIFNHRETGFHGCLAQIFFIHTFSSMESAMLLAMAFDRFMAICNPLRYTIVLTPSRITQMGLAAVARGAALMMPLPILLQQLPFCRNIVLSYSFCFHPDVMKLACGSIRVNIIYGLVLVLCSFGVDSIFIVLSYALVLKTVLGIASREGRLKVLSTCVSHIHTVFIFYVPLIALALIHRIGRYHSPLPHITLSNIFLFLTPVLNPLVYRVKTKQIRSALDRLFKFKTR from the coding sequence ATGTCTACGCTCAACAGCACCCACCATCAACCACCCTTCTTCCTCCTGTCAGGAATCCCAGGGCTGGAGGCATCTCATATCTGGATCTCCATGCCATTGAGCATCATGTATGTGACTGCCATCCTGGGAAACAGCATCATCATTCACATAGTACACAAGGCTCCCAGCCTTCATGAGCCTCAATATGTATTCTTGTCCTTGTTAGCCGCCACTGACATAGGCATGTCAGCATTTACACTGCCCACTgttcttaaagtctttattttcaaCCACCGAGAGACTGGGTTCCATGGTTGCCTGGCTCAGATATTCTTCATCCACACCTTCTCTTCCATGGAGTCAGCCATGCTGCTGGCTATGGCTTTTGACCGTTTTATGGCCATATGCAACCCACTACGCTACACCATAGTCCTGACTCCCTCCCGCATTACTCAGATGGGCCTGGCTGCTGTGGCTCGAGGGGCAGCATTGATGATGCCCTTGCCCATTCTGCTCCAACAGCTTCCCTTCTGTAGGAATATTGTTCTATCCTACTCATTCTGCTTCCACCCTGATGTGATGAAGCTGGCATGCGGGTCTATTCGTGTGAACATTATCTATGGGCTGGTCTTGGTACTCTGCTCCTTTGGGGTTGACTCCATCTTTATTGTTCTGTCTTATGCTCTAGTCTTGAAGACGGTTCTGGGAATAGCTTCCAGGGAAGGACGCCTTAAGGTGCTCAGCACTTGTGTCTCCCACATTCACACTGTCTTCATTTTCTACGTCCCACTTATTGCCTTAGCCTTGATCCACAGAATAGGCAGGTACCACTCCCCTCTCCCTCACATCACCTTGtccaatattttcctttttctcacacCTGTCCTTAACCCATTGGTTTATagagtgaaaacaaaacagattagAAGTGCACTAGATAGACTGTTCAAATTTAAGACAAGATAG
- the LOC133056839 gene encoding olfactory receptor 51H1-like — protein sequence MWSFNHTASNSPTFSFVGIPGLEAARIWISIPFCLLYFLALVGNALLLILVKAEQNLHEPQFYFLAVLVLTDLGLSFTMPSVLAIFWFNVHYIGLDACLTQMFFIHALSSVESGVLVAMAFDHLVAACAPLNYTRLLTHSTVTCLGGAAVTRGAILVGPLPFLLRTFPFCGANILSHSYCYLPDMLKLACGDAIFSGVYGLVFVLFTFAVDVVFILASYMKILATVIKLENQDRNWKSLHTCACHLCTVFVFYLPLISLAVLHCYTQNTSPILFTSMSNACLLMTPLLNPLVYSLKSRQIQAALRERFWVQRVIAGE from the coding sequence ATGTGGTCGTTTAATCACACTGCCTCTAATTCGCCCACCTTCTCCTTCGTTGGTATTCCTGGTCTGGAGGCTGCCCGAATATGGATCTCCATTCCCTTCTGCCTCCTGTACTTCCTAGCCCTTGTGGGAAATGCTCTTCTGCTTATCTTAGTTAAAGCAGAACAGAATCTTCATGAACCTCAGTTCTATTTCTTGGCCGTGCTGGTCCTTACTGACCTAGGCCTTTCATTTACAATGCCTAGTGTCTTGGCTATCTTCTGGTTCAATGTCCACTACATTGGCCTGGACGCCTGCTTAACCCAAATGTTCTTCATCCACGCCCTCTCCTCAGTAGAATCAGGTGTCCTGGTAGCCATGGCTTTTGACCACTTGGTAGCTGCCTGCGCTCCACTGAACTACACCAGGCTCCTGACCCACTCTACTGTCACCTGCCTTGGTGGAGCTGCTGTCACACGCGGTGCCATCCTGGTGGGCCCTCTGCCTTTCCTCCTCAGGACCTTTCCTTTCTGTGGGGCCAATATCCTCTCTCACTCTTACTGCTACCTCCCTGATATGCTGAAACTGGCCTGTGGAGACGCCATTTTTAGCGGTGTCTATGGATTGGTCTTTGTACTCTTCACATTTGCAGTAGATGTTGTCTTCATCTTAGCTtcatacatgaagatcctggccACTGTCATAAAGCTGGAGAATCAAGACAGAAACTGGAAATCACTGCATACCTGTGCCTGTCACCTATGCACAGTATTTGTGTTTTATCTGCCCCTCATCAGCTTGGCGGTGCTGCATTGCTACACTCAGAACACTTCCCCAATTCTGTTTACCAGCATGAGTAATGCCTGCCTCCTCATGACACCACTGCTCAACCCTCTTGTCTACAGCCTCAAATCCAGGCAGATCCAGGCTGCTCTGCGCGAGCGATTTTGGGTGCAACGCGTTATTGCTGGAGAATGA